The genomic DNA CCCTTGGCCGTTTCCCCCTCCTCCCCCCCGAAAGGCAGGGAAAGGCGTCGGCACTGGGTTATCCGGCGACCGGCATGTCTCGCCTTGCCGGACGGACCGGGAGCAGCGGCGTCAGGACGCGGGCCACGTCCTCCAGCGTCTCGACCGTGACGAGGGCGCCCCGCAACTCGGGGAGGTCCGGGAGGTACTGGGGAAGCACCTTCCGCAGCGGGCGCATGTTCGTCAGGCCCCGGCGGTCGAGGCCGTAGAAGGCTGCCTGCAACTCCGCGTGGCGCAGGGCGGTGCGGGCACGTTCCCCCAGCCCGGGGGGCGAGTCGTCCCCGCTGGCGAGCGCGCGGAAGAGCCAGGGGTTGCCCACCGCCCCGCGCCCGACCATGACCGCCGCGACCCCGGAGCGCCGCCGCTCGCGGGCCTGCGGGGCACTCCGCACGTCGCCGCTGCCGACCACGGGCACGTCCACGCTCGCCGCGACGCGGGCGATGGCGTCCCAGTCGGCCTCGCCCGTGTAGCGCTGGGCGCTGGTGCGGCCGTGGACGGTGATCAAGGCCGCGCCCGCCGCCGCGAGGCCCCGGGCGATCTCCACGCTGCGGTCGGTGTCCCAGCCCAGGCGAATCTTGGCGCTCACGTCGAGCTCGGTCGCCGAGCGCATCGCCCGCACGAGCTCGAAGGCGACTTCCGGCGTCTGGAGCAGGCACGCGCCCCCCTTGCCGCGCACCTTGGGCACCGGGCAGCCCATGTTGAGGTCGAGGGCGGCGGGGGCGAACCAGCCCTCGGCCTTCACCACTGCCCGCGCCAGAAGCTCCGGCTCGGCGCCGAAGAGCTGGACCACCCGGTTCTCCTCGCCGGGGTAGGGACGACCCAGCGAGAGGTTCTCCGAGTCGCCGCCCAGCACCAGCCCCCGGGCGCTGATCATCTCGCTGACGGTCCACAGGGCGCCCTGCTCGGCGGCGAGTTGGCGCAATGGAGCGTCGCTGTAGCCCGCCATCGGGGCGAGGACGGCCCCCGGGCGGGCGAGGCGGGAGGCGTAGAAACCGGGGCTCATCGGGGGGCAGGGTAGCGCACCCCACACCCCCAACGTGTGAAGCGGCCAAGGCGCAGCCTAAGACGCTCCGGTAGCCGAATTCACGCGCTGGACCGGGTTCCGGGGCGTATCCTGAACCCAGTCCGGCCACCACTTCTCCCCAACCCGCCCGCCGGACGGGAGGCACCCGATTTGAACGTCACGCCGCTGGCGCTGCACCACGCGCCGCTGCTCCACACGCTGTACGCCGCCGCCCCCGGGTATTTCGCCCTGCTCGGCACCCGCGTTCCCACCCTCTCGGAGGTCCAGCGGGACGTGGAGATCGCCCTGCTCGACCCGCGTCGCCACCTCGAACTCCTCCACGACGCCGCCGGGGAACTCGTCGGCAGCCTCGACTGCAAGCAGGACTACCCCAACCCGGGGGACCTCACCATCAACCTGCTCCTGATCCGCGAGGACCGCCAGTCGCAGGGGCTGGGCGAGCGGACGGTGCGCGACCTCGAACGCCGTCTTCCCCGCGGCACCACCCGCATCCTGGCCTCGGTCCTCGGCGAGAACCCGCGCGGCGCCCGCTTCTGGGAATGCCTGGGGTACACCTTCGCCCTCGACGCCCGCCCCTCCCTGACGTGGTACGCCAAACCCGTGGCGGTCCTCCCCACCGGACCGGGGGGAGACGGCCTGCACGCCGTGTCGAGCCGCCGAACGGTCTGAGCCTGCGGCGCTGGCCGTCTGACGCCCTGACCCTTAGACTCCCCCCGTGATCGTCAAATACGGCGGCAACGCCATGAAAAGTGTCGAGCTTCGCCGCGCCGTCGCCGGGGAGATCGCCGCGCTGCGGGCCACGTACCCCGTCGTGGTCGTTCACGGGGGCGGGCCCGTGATCGAGCGTGAACTCGCGGCGCGGGGCGTGGCGAGCGAGTTCCGGGGCGGCCTGCGGGTGACCTCCCCGGAGGCGATGGAGATCGTCGAGATGGCCCTGTGCCAGCTCAACAAGGGGCTCAGCCAGGAGGTCGGCTCGGCGGTCGGCCTGATGGGACGCGACAGCGAGCTCCTGCGCGCCGAGGTCCTCGACCCCGCCCTGGGCCGGGTGGGGCGGGTGACGGGCGTGAACGCGGGGCTGCTGCGGACCCTGCTCGGCGCGGGGATCACCCCCGTCGTGGGCTGCGTGGCGGTCGGTCCGGACGGAGGCGCCCTGAACGTGAACGCCGACACCGCCGCCGGGGCGGTCGCGGGGGCGCTCGGCGAGGGCATCGTCTTCCTGACGGACGTGGAGGGCGTCTACCGCGCCTACCCCGATCCTTCCAGCCTCGCCCCCCACCTCACCCGCGCGGAGGTGGAGGGCGGGATCGGGGCGGGCTGGATCGCGGGCGGCATGATTCCTAAAGTCCGCGCCGCTCTCGATGCCCTCCAGGCCGGGTCCCCCCACGCCGTGATCGCCAGCGGGATGACGGCGGGCGTCCTCGCGGCGGCGGCGCGGGGGGAGGCGGGGACGCGGATCACGCCCTGACGGTGAGCAGAGGGCCGGGAGCCTTCCGCCTCCTGCCCCCTCACCGCGTCACGCTGAAGACCAACGTGTCCCGCAGTTGCCCCGGGTCGTCTGCCGCCACCGCGTCGTTCACGAGGGTGGCGTCGAGGGTGTAGCCCAGGGCGCGGGGGATGCGGGCGCTGCGGTCGTTGCGGGCGTCCGCACGAATCTCGATGCGGCGAAAGCCCAGGCCCCCCTCCCCCGGGGGGCGCAGGCCGAGGTCGGTCAGCGCCCGCGCCACCTCGGTCGCGTAACCCCGCCCGGCGTGCGCGGTGGAGATCCAGTACCCGATCTCGCCCTTCGGGACCCGCCAGTCGAGCGCGTGGTAGCCGCTGCTGCCCACGAGTTCGGTGCCCTCCGCGTTCCAGACGTGGTAGCGCAGGTTCTCGCGTGTCTCGAAGCGCACGGCGACCTCCCGCAGGTTCTCCACCGTGCCGGGGAGGTCGGGCGGTTCCTGGGCCCAGACCATCCACCGCCGCAACTCGGGCAGCGAAGTCTGGACGGCGGCGTGGAGGGCCGGGGCGTCCTCGGGACTGGGGGCGCGCAGCAGGAGGCGGGGCGTGCGGACCTCGGTGGGGACGGCGGGCAGGGTCATGCGGGCGACTGTAGCGGACGGGGGCGGGTCAGGGCACGAGGCGTTCCAGCCTCGCCAGCCGCCCCCGCAGCGTCTCCACGTCCGGCGCGACGAGGTTGACGTGCCCGAGCTTGCGGCCCGGCCTCGGCGCCTTGTGGTAGAGGTGCCGCCGGGTGCCGGGCAGGGCGTCGATGGCTGCCCAGTCGGGCTCCGTGCCGTCCGGGGTGCCCACGACGTTCACCATCGCGCAGGGGTGGAGGGGGGCCCAGTCCGCGAGCGGCCAGCCCAGCACCGCGCGCACCTGCGCCTCGAACTGGCTGACGCCCCCGCCGTCCTGGGTGAGGTGCCCGCTGTTGTGCACGCGCGGGGCGACCTCGTTCACGAGGAGGTCGCCGCCTGGCAACTGGAACAATTCGAGGGTCAGCAGCCCCTCCAGCCCCCAGCCCCCGGCCACCCGGCGGGCGAGGTCGCGGGCCCGGGCCTCGGTGCCGGGGGGGACCTGCGCCGGGTAGACGCTCGTTCGCAGAATGCCCCGGCGGTGCGTGTTCTCCACCAGCGGCCCGAAGGCGACCTCGCCCGCCGCCGTGCGCGCCACCCCCAGGCTCACCTCGCGCTCGAAAGTCACCAGGCCCTCCAGCACGCAGGGCACGTGGCCCAGCTCCTCCCAGGCGGCGCGCAACTCGGCCTCCGAGTTCACCCGCGCCTGCCCCTTGCCGTCGTAGCCGAGTTCGGAGGTCTTGAGGAGGCCGTGGCCCCCCACCCGCTCCAGGGCGCCGGGCAGGTCGGCCTCCGTCTCGACCGTCACGAAGGGCGCGGTGGCCGCCCCCGCCGCGCGCAGGGCTTCTTTCTCGCGGGCGCGGTGCTTGCTGCGGGCGAGGAGCGTTCCGCCGGGCCGCACGGGCACCCGCCCCTCCAGCCGGGCGAGCGCCTCCACGGGCACGTTCTCGAACTCCAGGGTCACGGCGTCGCACCCGGCGAGGCGGCCCAGCCCCGCGGGATCGGTGTAGGGGGCGCACAGGTGCTCGGCGCACAGCCGGGCGGGCGCCTGCGGGTCGGGCTCCAGCACCACCGTCCTGATGCCGAGCGGCAGGGCGGCGAGGGCGAGCATCTGGGCGAGCTGCCCGCCGCCGAGGATGCCGAGGGCGGCCTGTTGAGGGGTCATTCCGCCCCCGCCTCCGGGTGGCCCTCGAAGAACGGGTCGTCGAGGACGACCCGGGTCTGGCGCTCGCGGAAGGCGACCAGACGCTCCCGCACCCCCGCGTCCGTCGTGGCGAGGATCGCGGCGGCGAAGAGGGCGGCGTTTTTCGCTCCCGCCGGGCCGATGGCGAAGGTGGCGACGGGGACTCCGGCGGGCATCTGCACGATGCTGAGCAGGCTGTCCTGGCCGCTCAGGGCGCGGCTCTGGACAGGCACGCCGAGGACAGGCACACGGGTAAAGGCGGCGAGCATCCCCGGCAGGTGGGCGGCCCCCCCCGCCCCCGCGATGATCGCGGCGAGATTCAGCCGCTCGGCGCGGGCCGCGTAGCTGGGGAGAAGGGCAGGCGTCCGGTGCGCCGAGAGCACCCGCACCTCGTATCCGATCTCCAGTTCGCGCAACACGCCCAGGCCGCCCAGCATCGTCTCGAAGTCGCTGCGGCTGCCCATAACCACGCCCACGCGGGGCGACCCATCCGTGTCCGTCACGGCCCGCATCCTACAGGCCGGGGCCGCGCTACCCTCGGCGCATGACGGGCGGGCCCGACCACGACTGGCTCTTCTCGCGCACCCGCGCGGGCCGGGCACGGGGACCGGGGGCGGCGCGGGCCCTCCTCGACCGGCTCGGGGCACCGGATCGCCACTTCACTGCCCTCCGGGTCGTCGGCACGAACGGCAAGGGGAGCACCTGCGCGATGCTGGAGGCCGGGCTCCTCGCCGCCGGGGTCCGCGTGGGCCGCTTCACCAGCCCGCACCTCACCCGCTACGAGGAGCGAATCCGCCTCCAGGGCCACGACCTCGACCCGGCCCGCACCGCCGACTTCATCGCCTGGGCGAAGGAGCACGCGCCGGACGCCGCCTTCTTCGACCTCACCCTGGCGCTCGCCTGCCTGGCGTTCGCGCGGGAGGGAGTCGAGCTGGCCGTGATGGAGGCCGGGGTGGGCGGGGTCAGCGACGCGACGCAGGCGCTCTCCACGGTATGTGCCGTCGCCCTCACCAACGTGGCCCTCGACCACACGGCCACCCTCGGCCCCACCCTGCGCGAGATCGCCCGCGACAAGGCGCTCGCCGCGCGGCCCGGCGTGCCCCTGCTCACCACCGCGACCGGGGAGGCGCTGGAGGTCGTGCGGGAGGTCACGGCGGAGATCGGCGCCCCCCTCTTCACCCCGGGGACACACCCGGCTCTCTTCGCCCTACCCCGCCCGCCCCGGCTCGCGGGAGCGCACCAGCACGCGAACGCCGCCCTCGCCCTGGCGACGCTGCGGCTCCTCGGCCACGGGGCGGGAGTGGATGCCGCGCTCGACGCCACCCACCCCGCCCGGCTGGAACGCTTCGAGGTCGGGGCAAAGACGGTGCTCCTCGACGGCGCTCACAACCCGCACGCCACGGGCGCTCTCGCCGCCAGCGTGCCGCACGCCGATGTGCTCCTCTTCGGCAACCTCGCCCGCAAGGACACCGCCGCCACCCTCGCGCCCCTGCTCGCCGTCGCGCCCGTCCGGGTCTTCACCGCGCCGGGCGATCCGGCGACCCCGCCTCACGCCCTCGCCGAGAAGTACGGTGGAGAAGCCCTGCCCGACCCACAGGCCGCCCTCTTCCGTGCCCTCGACCTCACCCCGCCCGGTGGCACGCTGCTGATCACGGGGAGTCTGTACCTCGCCGGAACGGTGCGTGTCCTCCTCGTGGCGGCCCTCGCTTCCCCTTGACAGGTCGCCTGGGCGTCCGTATACTCCCCTTCGCTAACCGGGTCGTTAGCTCAATTGGCAGAGCAGCTGACTCTTAATCAGCGGGTTGTAGGTTCGATTCCTACACGACCCACCAAAAAGTTCCCGCCTCGTGCGGGTCTTTTTACAGCCCCCGGATTGTACGGCCTGGCACCCTTTTTGCTAAGGAAGGGGCCTGGTTGTATGGATATCTGGGACCAGCGAGTGAAGTTCTTCACGGCAGCAGGCCAAAAGAAAGCGGGGCCGCCTTCACGGACGGCCCCACTCTGCGTTAATATTCATCTCAGATGACCCCAAAGTCGGCTGTCGTTCCACGCATCACCGGGAGGGTGAGGTCACGCGGCTTTTCTGCGACGGGCCGTTCCGCCTTCACGGGCTGCGGCTTGGGCGCGGGCGTGACTTTGTGGGTGAGCATGTCAGGCCGCCTTCCCGAGGGTGGGGGTCATGACGCCGAAGTCCCTGATACCCATCTGCATAACGCCAAAGTCACGGATGCCCAGCTGCATCACCCCGAAGTCCCTGATACCCATTTGCATAACGCCAAAGTCACGGATACCCAGCTGCATCACCCCGAAGTCCCTGATACCCATCTTGTAGGAAGCTTGTGACAGTGCTGTAAGGATCGCGGTGCTAGCTTGGAAGGTCATGGGTAGATCCTACTGAGGTGGGCATGAGGAGACAGATGGACTCGCTGGATGCAATTCAAGATGCATTCGAGTCAGGCAATTACCGATCTGTCATCACACTTGCTCCGCTGGTTGATCAGATCACGCCCAAAATATGGCGTATGATCGGTCTATCTCATCTTAGGTTACGTGAACTAGAATTGGCTGAGACACCGTTAACCAGGGCTAGCATTCTGGGCGATCTTGAGGCGATGGTTGAGCTTGGGAACTTGTTACGGCTCATGGGTAGATTCGGTGAAGCCATCATTCAATTTGAACAGATTGAACCATTGTTAAGTGGTGAGTTAGCCTTACGCAACCAGCGCTGGTGGGGTACAACAGAGTTTCAAATGGATAACATCGACTGCGGCCTGAGCCGATGCGAAAAGGCTTGGCACGGCTATATCTCGATGGGAAATGAAGAGTTGACTGGGCGTGTCACCCAGACTCTCGGTGCTATGTATTCTAGTATTGGGAATTCTCGGCGCGCTCTACAGTTGTACAAAGAGGCACTTCGGGTGCTCGCAATAGAGCCTATACCATACCCGAGATTGTCAGCCTTACATGGTGCTGCTGCTATCTATATCAGCAATAGAGATTGTGATGGCGCAGAGAGACATTTGAGAGAAGCAAGGTCAATTCTGTCAAAGCCAGAGTTTACCTCAGATCAATGGCTTACTATGATTCTCTCTGTTGAGGTTGACCTTTATCGATTGCGCGGCGACCATGGTAAATTACATTCGACTCTCGTTCAGCTTTTAGAGCTTGTTCAGCGCAGCGAAGATCACGAAGCCCACATCTGGACCGCCTCCCGCCTCGCCGAGTTCTACAGCGAGCAGGGGCAGCATGCCAAGGCGATGGAGGCGTTGCACAAGGGCGTGGGGCCAGGTCAGGAGCTGCCCCCTCCCCTGTTGGTGACGCGTGCGGTGGTCCTCAGGCGGCGGGGGCAGGTCGAGCTTGCGCTCAGCGACTTCGAGGCGGCGTTGCCGAACGTGCGGGCCATGCAAGATGCCCACCTCTTGACCCGCACGCTGCTGCATCAGGCAGACGCGCTGCGGCGGGCGGGCCGGGCCCAGGAGGCGGTGGGGTGCTTGCGGGAGGCGCTCGAACGGCTGCTGCAAGACCGCGACCAGGGGCGTTACAAGCCCGACATCGAGGAGTTGGCCGAGCTGGCCCACAGCGCCCTGCTGGAGCCGGAGGTCGCGCCCTTCATGGAGGCGGTGTTGGAGCGGCTGGCGGCGGTGACGGGAGGCACCTCGCTCGACGACGACCGCCTGACCCACGTGCAGGTGCAGACGCTCGGGCGCGTGCAGATCACGCGCGACGGGCAGCCCGTGCCCCTCACCCTGCACGGGAGCGCCCTGCTGCTGGTGTATCTCAGCCAGCATCCGGGGCGCACCCGGCAGGAGATTCAGCTCGACCTCTACCCCGACAAGGAGCCGGTGACGGGCTCGAACTACATCCGCAGCGTGATCCGTGAGTTGCGCGAGGGGCTGGGGCGCGAGGTCGTGGTCCACACCGGGCCGCACAACCAGCCGCGCTACTCGCTGGGGCCGGGGCTGAGCCTGACCCTCGACGTGGAGGAGCTGCGCCGGGCGCTCGACGAGGGGGACGCCGCGCGCATCCTGGCGCTGTACCGGGGACCCTTCATGGCGCCCCTCACCGACAGCGAGTGGGCCGACGGGCTGCGCGAGGAGTTGCAGACGGCGGTGACCCTCGCCCTGCGCGGACAGATGCGGGCGGCGCGCGGGCGGGGCGACCTGCGGCGGGCCCTGCTCCTCGCCAATCAGCTCCTGCGGGTGGACCCCTACGACCCCGAGGTGCTCGAAGAACGGGTGGAGATCGCCCGCCGCGTCGCCTCCCCGCAGGAGGTCGCCCGCTACGTGGTCGAGTTGCAGCGGCTGGGCACCTGAGAACCGCGCGGGGCGGCCTGCGGTAGCCTGCGGGCATGGCGGACACGCGGGACGCACACCCCAACTGGCCGGGGCTGGTCCCGGACGAGACCCAGCCCTGGGAGACCCTGGCCTCCCGGACGCTGGTGGACAGCCCTCGCCGGGTGCTGGAGGACCGGGCGCGCACCGCCTCGGGGGTGGAGGTCACCTACCAGTACCGCCCCCGCGGACCGCGCGCCGTGTTCGTGCTCCCCGTCACGGCGGCGGGCGAGGCCGTCCTGATCCGGCAGTACCGCTACCCCCTGCGGGCGACCGTGTGGGAGGTCGTGGCGGGCGGGGTCGAGC from Deinococcus aestuarii includes the following:
- a CDS encoding tRNA dihydrouridine synthase, translating into MSPGFYASRLARPGAVLAPMAGYSDAPLRQLAAEQGALWTVSEMISARGLVLGGDSENLSLGRPYPGEENRVVQLFGAEPELLARAVVKAEGWFAPAALDLNMGCPVPKVRGKGGACLLQTPEVAFELVRAMRSATELDVSAKIRLGWDTDRSVEIARGLAAAGAALITVHGRTSAQRYTGEADWDAIARVAASVDVPVVGSGDVRSAPQARERRRSGVAAVMVGRGAVGNPWLFRALASGDDSPPGLGERARTALRHAELQAAFYGLDRRGLTNMRPLRKVLPQYLPDLPELRGALVTVETLEDVARVLTPLLPVRPARRDMPVAG
- a CDS encoding GNAT family N-acetyltransferase, yielding MNVTPLALHHAPLLHTLYAAAPGYFALLGTRVPTLSEVQRDVEIALLDPRRHLELLHDAAGELVGSLDCKQDYPNPGDLTINLLLIREDRQSQGLGERTVRDLERRLPRGTTRILASVLGENPRGARFWECLGYTFALDARPSLTWYAKPVAVLPTGPGGDGLHAVSSRRTV
- the argB gene encoding acetylglutamate kinase, translating into MIVKYGGNAMKSVELRRAVAGEIAALRATYPVVVVHGGGPVIERELAARGVASEFRGGLRVTSPEAMEIVEMALCQLNKGLSQEVGSAVGLMGRDSELLRAEVLDPALGRVGRVTGVNAGLLRTLLGAGITPVVGCVAVGPDGGALNVNADTAAGAVAGALGEGIVFLTDVEGVYRAYPDPSSLAPHLTRAEVEGGIGAGWIAGGMIPKVRAALDALQAGSPHAVIASGMTAGVLAAAARGEAGTRITP
- a CDS encoding GNAT family N-acetyltransferase; the encoded protein is MTLPAVPTEVRTPRLLLRAPSPEDAPALHAAVQTSLPELRRWMVWAQEPPDLPGTVENLREVAVRFETRENLRYHVWNAEGTELVGSSGYHALDWRVPKGEIGYWISTAHAGRGYATEVARALTDLGLRPPGEGGLGFRRIEIRADARNDRSARIPRALGYTLDATLVNDAVAADDPGQLRDTLVFSVTR
- the purK gene encoding 5-(carboxyamino)imidazole ribonucleotide synthase, giving the protein MTPQQAALGILGGGQLAQMLALAALPLGIRTVVLEPDPQAPARLCAEHLCAPYTDPAGLGRLAGCDAVTLEFENVPVEALARLEGRVPVRPGGTLLARSKHRAREKEALRAAGAATAPFVTVETEADLPGALERVGGHGLLKTSELGYDGKGQARVNSEAELRAAWEELGHVPCVLEGLVTFEREVSLGVARTAAGEVAFGPLVENTHRRGILRTSVYPAQVPPGTEARARDLARRVAGGWGLEGLLTLELFQLPGGDLLVNEVAPRVHNSGHLTQDGGGVSQFEAQVRAVLGWPLADWAPLHPCAMVNVVGTPDGTEPDWAAIDALPGTRRHLYHKAPRPGRKLGHVNLVAPDVETLRGRLARLERLVP
- the purE gene encoding 5-(carboxyamino)imidazole ribonucleotide mutase, whose product is MRAVTDTDGSPRVGVVMGSRSDFETMLGGLGVLRELEIGYEVRVLSAHRTPALLPSYAARAERLNLAAIIAGAGGAAHLPGMLAAFTRVPVLGVPVQSRALSGQDSLLSIVQMPAGVPVATFAIGPAGAKNAALFAAAILATTDAGVRERLVAFRERQTRVVLDDPFFEGHPEAGAE
- a CDS encoding glutamate ligase domain-containing protein, whose translation is MTGGPDHDWLFSRTRAGRARGPGAARALLDRLGAPDRHFTALRVVGTNGKGSTCAMLEAGLLAAGVRVGRFTSPHLTRYEERIRLQGHDLDPARTADFIAWAKEHAPDAAFFDLTLALACLAFAREGVELAVMEAGVGGVSDATQALSTVCAVALTNVALDHTATLGPTLREIARDKALAARPGVPLLTTATGEALEVVREVTAEIGAPLFTPGTHPALFALPRPPRLAGAHQHANAALALATLRLLGHGAGVDAALDATHPARLERFEVGAKTVLLDGAHNPHATGALAASVPHADVLLFGNLARKDTAATLAPLLAVAPVRVFTAPGDPATPPHALAEKYGGEALPDPQAALFRALDLTPPGGTLLITGSLYLAGTVRVLLVAALASP
- a CDS encoding tetratricopeptide repeat protein, giving the protein MRGDHGKLHSTLVQLLELVQRSEDHEAHIWTASRLAEFYSEQGQHAKAMEALHKGVGPGQELPPPLLVTRAVVLRRRGQVELALSDFEAALPNVRAMQDAHLLTRTLLHQADALRRAGRAQEAVGCLREALERLLQDRDQGRYKPDIEELAELAHSALLEPEVAPFMEAVLERLAAVTGGTSLDDDRLTHVQVQTLGRVQITRDGQPVPLTLHGSALLLVYLSQHPGRTRQEIQLDLYPDKEPVTGSNYIRSVIRELREGLGREVVVHTGPHNQPRYSLGPGLSLTLDVEELRRALDEGDAARILALYRGPFMAPLTDSEWADGLREELQTAVTLALRGQMRAARGRGDLRRALLLANQLLRVDPYDPEVLEERVEIARRVASPQEVARYVVELQRLGT